From a region of the Sporanaerobacter acetigenes DSM 13106 genome:
- a CDS encoding DnaD domain protein yields MSFVLETTEIDLGDTPIENIFINDFMPMADGTYVKVYLLGFKFAHDRDSNIEVNNETIAKHLNIPLSDVLHAWDFWEDKGIIEKISKEDGNEYDYEVKFLSLKQLCIKNNYKKISFVMNEEAVSKGYVCSEKDLIEANRIETINKMFNSIDYTMRRQLVPNEKKKVLEWMYNYNMDPDMIVKAFFYAIEKKGIRRINYVEGIIRNWYDSGITNVEALQQEMKKNDEKYYRYMRIMEYLGYGKKSPTEGQMKVIDKWFDEYGFSLDIVLKACENTNKTSNPSINYIDGILSSWYTKDIKNVDEIEEKDKKPEKIHPNENREYSKATSKPVKTRFHNFEQRSSKYTSDELEEIARRKREEYYSKAKGE; encoded by the coding sequence GTGAGTTTTGTATTGGAAACCACAGAGATTGACTTGGGGGATACTCCAATTGAAAATATATTTATAAATGATTTCATGCCTATGGCAGATGGTACCTATGTAAAAGTTTATCTTCTTGGATTTAAATTTGCTCATGATAGAGATTCAAACATTGAAGTAAATAATGAAACTATTGCCAAACATTTAAATATTCCCCTATCAGATGTATTACATGCATGGGACTTTTGGGAGGACAAAGGTATAATAGAAAAGATCTCAAAAGAAGATGGAAATGAATATGACTATGAAGTTAAATTTTTAAGTCTTAAACAACTATGTATAAAGAACAATTATAAAAAGATTTCTTTTGTCATGAATGAGGAAGCAGTTTCTAAAGGATATGTCTGTTCAGAGAAAGATTTGATAGAAGCCAATAGAATTGAAACTATAAATAAAATGTTCAATTCTATTGACTATACTATGAGAAGACAATTAGTTCCAAATGAAAAGAAAAAAGTCCTTGAATGGATGTATAATTACAATATGGACCCTGATATGATAGTTAAAGCATTTTTTTATGCAATAGAGAAAAAGGGTATAAGAAGGATAAATTATGTAGAGGGAATAATCAGGAACTGGTATGATTCTGGGATAACCAATGTGGAAGCATTGCAACAAGAGATGAAGAAAAATGATGAAAAGTACTATAGATATATGAGAATAATGGAATACTTAGGTTATGGCAAGAAATCTCCTACGGAAGGTCAAATGAAAGTTATAGATAAATGGTTCGACGAATATGGCTTTTCCTTAGATATAGTTCTCAAAGCTTGTGAAAACACCAATAAAACTTCCAATCCAAGTATCAATTACATAGATGGAATATTGTCTTCTTGGTATACTAAAGACATAAAAAATGTCGATGAAATTGAAGAAAAAGATAAGAAACCTGAAAAAATTCATCCTAATGAGAATAGAGAATATTCTAAAGCTACAAGTAAGCCAGTAAAGACTAGATTTCATAATTTTGAGCAGAGATCATCAAAATATACCTCTGATGAATTAGAAGAAATTGCAAGAAGAAAAAGAGAAGAATATTACTCTAAAGCTAAAGGAGAATAA
- a CDS encoding HD-GYP domain-containing protein, translated as MKSNTLDIKLGQLLSSLSLALDIAENRYFGHSRRTAYIAYTIAKEMELNEEEIVNTYYASLIHDIGMAGQMSKYSVTEIHFNDVLKKDHCSLGGEVVSKLPLSSDIIDYILYHHEEWDGSGVYGLRGDDIPLPAQIIHLADYFELFFLRKYEEVGQNLELKSVKEWINTYKNKMFNEEICDTFLSIVERDKFWFDLQPQNIRGALNIIEPDKNTTIDIYDLKRISQAFSILIDSKSPFTYEHSQGIAKITNKFASYLGYNPLMVQKLEIAANLHDIGKLDVPNSILEKPGKLSEKEFQIIKAHPYYTKLILKQVEGIEDIAEWAGNHHEKLNGKGYPEKLDYRSITKEDQVIALADIYQALTEDRPYRRGMKPKSAIDIMMGMAKKNYIDYNLLLDFKKIVL; from the coding sequence TTGAAAAGTAATACATTAGACATAAAATTAGGACAGCTATTATCTAGCCTTTCTCTAGCATTAGACATAGCAGAGAATAGATATTTTGGGCACTCTAGAAGGACAGCTTATATTGCATATACTATTGCAAAAGAAATGGAACTTAATGAAGAAGAAATTGTAAATACATATTATGCATCTCTCATACATGATATTGGGATGGCAGGACAAATGTCTAAATATAGTGTAACAGAAATTCATTTTAATGATGTTTTGAAAAAAGATCATTGTAGTTTAGGAGGAGAAGTAGTCAGTAAATTGCCACTATCTTCAGATATTATAGACTATATATTGTATCATCATGAAGAATGGGATGGAAGTGGAGTTTATGGGCTAAGAGGTGATGATATACCATTGCCAGCTCAAATCATCCACTTGGCAGATTATTTTGAACTGTTCTTTTTGAGAAAATATGAAGAAGTGGGACAAAATTTAGAATTAAAATCGGTTAAGGAATGGATAAATACCTATAAAAATAAAATGTTTAATGAAGAAATATGTGATACTTTTCTTTCTATTGTAGAAAGGGATAAATTTTGGTTTGATTTACAGCCTCAAAATATTAGAGGAGCATTAAATATAATTGAACCAGATAAAAATACTACTATAGATATTTATGATTTGAAAAGAATTTCCCAAGCATTCTCAATACTTATCGACAGTAAAAGCCCTTTTACCTATGAGCACTCCCAAGGAATTGCTAAAATAACAAATAAATTTGCTAGTTATTTAGGATATAATCCATTGATGGTCCAAAAATTAGAGATAGCTGCCAATCTTCATGATATAGGTAAGCTTGATGTTCCGAACAGTATTCTTGAAAAACCGGGTAAACTTTCAGAAAAAGAATTTCAAATAATTAAGGCTCATCCTTATTATACAAAGTTGATACTTAAACAAGTTGAGGGAATTGAAGATATTGCTGAATGGGCTGGTAATCATCATGAAAAATTAAATGGGAAAGGGTATCCTGAAAAATTGGACTACAGGAGTATAACCAAAGAAGATCAAGTGATTGCACTTGCTGATATATATCAAGCTTTGACTGAAGACAGGCCTTATAGAAGGGGTATGAAGCCTAAAAGTGCTATAGATATAATGATGGGTATGGCAAAAAAGAATTACATAGATTATAATCTTTTGCTAGATTTCAAAAAAATAGTTCTGTAG
- a CDS encoding GNAT family N-acetyltransferase, with product MELERGIKGNRVTILPLRIEDVYLMMNWGKHENPLLEDYNFPYVDEEEIVEWYESKTFGKSKKYFSVYNEYGKLIGYLGIKHIKRLKKEATLGIVFDPNYMNKGYGTEAIKAFLKYFFDDLKMNVLYLEVAGFNKRAIQCYKKCGFEKVSKYLNRYPDQSIDTNNPYFVEEIDSFVFRHGRIYNYIYKMKIDRKIFTKMEAEIEK from the coding sequence ATGGAACTAGAAAGGGGCATTAAAGGAAATAGAGTCACTATATTGCCACTTAGGATAGAAGATGTATATTTAATGATGAATTGGGGAAAACATGAAAATCCCCTTTTAGAAGATTATAACTTTCCATATGTTGATGAAGAAGAAATTGTAGAATGGTATGAATCAAAGACCTTTGGTAAAAGCAAGAAATACTTTTCTGTATATAATGAATACGGAAAGCTCATTGGATATTTGGGAATAAAGCATATAAAAAGGTTAAAGAAAGAAGCTACATTAGGAATAGTATTTGATCCCAATTATATGAACAAAGGATATGGAACAGAAGCAATAAAAGCTTTTTTAAAATATTTTTTTGATGATTTAAAAATGAATGTTTTATACTTAGAAGTAGCTGGTTTCAACAAGAGAGCTATACAATGTTATAAAAAATGTGGATTTGAAAAGGTAAGTAAATATCTAAATAGATATCCAGATCAATCTATAGATACAAATAATCCTTATTTTGTAGAAGAAATAGATTCTTTTGTTTTTAGACATGGAAGGATATATAATTATATTTATAAGATGAAAATAGACAGAAAAATATTCACAAAAATGGAGGCAGAAATTGAAAAGTAA
- a CDS encoding FprA family A-type flavoprotein: protein MDNKKVLPVSESVKWIGILDPGLITFDVVMETKYGTTYNSYFIDAEKKAIVETAKENFKDQYIEKIKSVVNPDEIEYIIVDHTEPDHVGSLRHLLKIATNATVVGSKSAINFLKHMIDEEFEYMIVNDGDTLDLGNKTLTFISAPFLHWPDSMYTYLEEEKILFTCDSFGCHFCDEKMYDDLVDNFDDAFDYYFQVILEPFSGYMIKAIDKISELDIDTICPGHGPILRSNWRKYVDRSLTLAKKADDKPTKHSVFIPYVSAYGNTRKITEKIAEGIKLAGDIDVEVMDVEMADLGEVAEKIEKSTGIIIGSTTINQNILLPIYSLFAVINPITNRGKLSGAFGSYGWSGEGVKIIQDNLKNLKLKLYDDEGLKVNFVPYDKAFERAIEYGRGFGEKLLEKSK, encoded by the coding sequence ATGGATAATAAAAAGGTTTTACCAGTAAGTGAATCAGTTAAGTGGATAGGTATACTTGATCCAGGTTTAATAACTTTTGATGTAGTCATGGAGACAAAGTATGGTACTACTTATAATTCCTATTTTATAGATGCAGAAAAAAAGGCAATAGTAGAGACAGCAAAAGAAAATTTTAAAGATCAATACATTGAAAAAATAAAAAGTGTAGTAAATCCTGATGAAATAGAATATATTATTGTAGACCATACCGAACCTGATCATGTGGGAAGTTTGAGGCATTTGCTTAAAATAGCAACAAATGCAACAGTTGTAGGAAGTAAGTCAGCTATAAACTTTTTAAAACATATGATAGATGAAGAATTTGAGTATATGATAGTTAATGATGGAGATACTTTGGATTTAGGGAACAAAACATTGACATTTATTTCTGCACCTTTTTTACATTGGCCAGATAGTATGTATACTTATCTTGAAGAAGAAAAAATATTATTTACTTGCGATTCTTTTGGATGTCATTTTTGTGATGAAAAAATGTATGATGATCTTGTAGATAATTTTGATGATGCCTTTGACTATTATTTTCAAGTTATATTAGAGCCTTTTAGTGGATATATGATAAAGGCCATTGATAAAATCAGTGAACTTGATATAGATACTATATGTCCAGGACATGGGCCAATACTTAGATCTAATTGGCGAAAATATGTAGACCGCTCTTTGACTTTGGCTAAAAAGGCAGATGATAAACCAACTAAACACAGTGTATTTATTCCTTATGTATCTGCTTATGGAAATACAAGAAAAATTACAGAAAAAATTGCAGAAGGAATAAAATTGGCTGGGGATATTGATGTGGAAGTAATGGATGTAGAGATGGCTGATTTAGGAGAAGTGGCAGAAAAAATAGAAAAGAGTACAGGTATAATTATTGGTTCAACTACCATAAATCAAAACATACTGCTACCGATATATTCACTATTTGCTGTAATCAACCCTATAACTAATAGGGGAAAACTTTCAGGAGCTTTTGGTTCATATGGTTGGAGTGGAGAAGGAGTAAAGATAATACAGGACAATTTGAAAAATCTTAAATTGAAATTATATGATGATGAGGGACTAAAGGTAAATTTTGTACCTTATGATAAAGCTTTTGAAAGGGCCATAGAATATGGTAGAGGATTTGGTGAAAAATTGTTAGAAAAGAGTAAATAA
- the dnaB gene encoding replicative DNA helicase has protein sequence MIEIDVQTLGRIPPHSLEAEQSVLGAMIIDKEAINTAVETIRPEDFYKEANKEIYETILELYNRNEPVDLITLSEELKKRGTLENVGGINYLTSLSGSVATTANVKYYCDIVEEKSILRRLIKSCDEIIAKSFEDTEEVNSIIERAEKNIFDITQGRNNEGFSPIKEVLLDSFSRIEEMSMNEGGLTGLTTGFLDIDEKLSGLQKSDLILLAARPSMGKTALGLNIALNSALKGNAHVAIFSLEMSKEQLVQRMLSSVSHVDLQKIISGRLNEDEWVKIVQAMGPLSGTDIYIDDTAGISLMEMKAKCRKLKIEKGLDLVVVDYLQLMQSDSPSESRQQEISSISRGLKALAKEMECPVLALSQLSRAPELRSDHRPILSDLRESGAIEQDADIVMFLYRDEYYNQDTDKKNVGEVIIAKHRNGPTGTVELLWMGQFTKFVNLEKYRE, from the coding sequence GTGATTGAAATAGATGTTCAAACTTTAGGGAGAATACCTCCCCATAGTCTTGAAGCAGAGCAGTCTGTGTTGGGAGCTATGATTATTGACAAAGAAGCTATAAATACAGCTGTTGAAACTATTAGACCGGAAGATTTTTATAAGGAAGCAAATAAGGAAATTTATGAGACTATTTTGGAATTATATAATAGAAATGAACCAGTAGACCTTATTACTCTTTCTGAAGAATTAAAAAAAAGAGGAACTCTAGAAAATGTGGGAGGAATTAACTATTTAACAAGCCTTTCAGGGAGTGTGGCTACTACAGCCAATGTGAAATACTATTGTGATATAGTAGAAGAAAAGTCTATTTTAAGAAGACTCATAAAATCTTGTGATGAAATAATAGCTAAAAGTTTTGAAGATACTGAAGAAGTCAATAGTATTATTGAAAGGGCAGAAAAAAACATATTTGATATAACTCAAGGCAGAAATAATGAAGGTTTTTCACCAATAAAAGAAGTTTTACTGGATAGTTTTTCTAGAATTGAAGAAATGTCTATGAATGAAGGTGGACTTACAGGTCTTACTACGGGATTTTTAGATATTGATGAAAAACTTTCAGGCCTTCAAAAATCAGATTTAATACTATTAGCAGCAAGACCTTCTATGGGAAAGACAGCTTTGGGATTAAATATTGCATTAAATAGTGCACTAAAGGGAAATGCTCATGTTGCAATATTTAGCCTTGAAATGTCAAAAGAACAATTGGTTCAGAGAATGCTCAGCAGTGTTTCTCATGTAGATTTACAGAAGATAATAAGCGGCAGATTAAATGAAGATGAATGGGTAAAAATAGTTCAAGCTATGGGTCCTCTTTCAGGAACCGATATATATATTGATGATACTGCAGGTATTTCTCTTATGGAAATGAAGGCAAAATGTAGAAAATTGAAGATAGAAAAAGGATTGGATTTAGTAGTTGTAGACTATCTGCAACTTATGCAATCTGATTCTCCAAGTGAAAGTAGACAGCAAGAAATATCTTCGATTTCAAGGGGATTGAAAGCTTTGGCCAAAGAAATGGAATGCCCTGTATTGGCCCTTTCTCAACTTTCTCGTGCTCCAGAATTGAGATCTGATCATAGACCGATTCTTTCTGATTTGAGGGAGTCTGGGGCTATAGAGCAAGATGCAGATATAGTTATGTTCTTATATAGAGATGAATACTACAATCAAGATACAGATAAAAAGAATGTAGGAGAAGTAATCATTGCAAAACATAGAAATGGTCCTACTGGTACAGTAGAATTGTTGTGGATGGGACAATTCACTAAATTTGTCAATCTAGAAAAATATAGAGAATAA
- the rplI gene encoding 50S ribosomal protein L9, translating to MKVILLGDVKGLGKKGDLVNAKDGYARNFLFPKNLAIEATEGNLKVLKEKKKSEAIKKEEEYNKALELKKKLDESIVEIKGKAGDGGRLFGSITSKDIAEALQKQYKVKIDKRKIVLDENIKTIGTTIVEVKIYPEVVAKLRVKVVEEN from the coding sequence ATGAAAGTGATATTGTTAGGGGATGTAAAAGGATTAGGTAAAAAAGGTGATTTAGTTAATGCCAAAGATGGTTATGCTAGAAATTTTTTGTTTCCAAAGAACCTTGCCATAGAAGCTACAGAAGGAAATTTAAAAGTGCTTAAAGAAAAAAAGAAATCAGAAGCTATTAAGAAAGAAGAAGAATACAATAAGGCTTTAGAACTTAAGAAAAAATTAGATGAAAGTATTGTTGAAATTAAAGGAAAAGCTGGAGATGGAGGAAGACTATTTGGTTCCATAACTTCAAAAGATATAGCAGAAGCTCTTCAAAAACAGTACAAAGTTAAGATTGACAAGAGAAAAATTGTTCTTGATGAAAATATAAAAACTATTGGGACAACTATTGTAGAAGTAAAAATTTATCCAGAAGTGGTGGCTAAACTTAGAGTGAAAGTGGTAGAAGAGAACTAG
- a CDS encoding DHH family phosphoesterase, translating into MKENKYSRFIAPNDKIYLWIIAIFVIVLFFYNPIIGFVGVLVLIYLIYYYWKNTHVKKEEWTRYIEGLAEEFDSVTKEAIFNMPIPLTMIGKDGNIRWYNTRFLSMMEEKDILDKNIVALVPGMKIEEIFQGDTGFVEINFKESYYKIYYNIVDSKKTINSNDTIAMLYWIDNTSFSLLKERYNDEKLIVCVAQVDNYDEVKGNTDEVNRPIVFAEIDKKINSYVSSMNGFVRKYENDKYIIIFENAYLEYLESKKFDILDRIREIDLGNKIPITLSMGVGVNGKNPNQSYEYAKAAIDIALGRGGDQAVVKKIDRLSFYGGKTKAVEKRNKVKSRVISHALRQLIDQSEVVFIMGHKNADMDCFGASIGILRAVKNRNKKGYIVLKDSNPSIKNIYDRMKKDQAEILDSIVTPEEAMNKASKSNLLVVVDNHKPSFTEAPELLKIIDKVVLIDHHRRGAEFIEDPVLTYLEPYASSTCELVTEILYYMSDKMELTNFEADALLAGISVDTKNFTFQTGVRTFEAASFLKRAGADTTSVRQLFRDDYNTFLLKAEVVKNAKVVYDKIAISRLSEETEDSILIAAQAANELLNINGVSASFVLALTDGKIHISGRSLGDISVQLILEKLGGGGHLTSAGVQLENVNMDESEEMLKKAIDEYLKEGEDK; encoded by the coding sequence ATGAAAGAAAATAAATATTCCAGATTTATTGCACCAAATGATAAAATATATCTGTGGATAATAGCTATATTTGTAATTGTATTGTTTTTTTATAATCCAATAATAGGTTTTGTTGGTGTACTTGTACTAATATATCTTATTTATTATTATTGGAAGAATACTCATGTGAAAAAAGAAGAATGGACAAGATATATTGAAGGTCTAGCAGAAGAATTTGATTCTGTGACCAAAGAAGCTATTTTCAATATGCCTATACCTCTAACTATGATAGGCAAGGATGGAAATATTAGATGGTACAATACAAGGTTTTTGAGCATGATGGAAGAAAAAGATATTTTAGATAAAAATATAGTTGCTCTTGTACCAGGAATGAAAATAGAGGAAATATTTCAGGGAGATACTGGATTTGTTGAAATAAATTTTAAAGAAAGTTATTATAAGATCTATTATAATATAGTTGACTCTAAAAAAACTATAAATTCAAATGATACAATTGCCATGCTTTATTGGATTGATAATACTAGCTTTTCTTTATTGAAAGAAAGGTATAACGATGAAAAGCTCATAGTTTGTGTGGCTCAAGTGGATAATTATGATGAAGTAAAAGGAAATACTGATGAAGTAAATAGACCTATTGTATTTGCAGAAATAGATAAGAAAATTAATTCTTATGTTTCAAGCATGAATGGATTTGTAAGAAAATATGAAAATGATAAATATATAATAATTTTTGAAAATGCCTATTTAGAGTATTTGGAAAGCAAAAAATTTGATATTTTAGATAGAATACGAGAAATAGATTTGGGAAACAAAATTCCCATTACTTTGAGTATGGGAGTAGGCGTAAATGGGAAAAATCCTAATCAGAGCTATGAATACGCAAAAGCTGCTATAGATATTGCATTGGGTAGAGGAGGAGATCAAGCAGTTGTCAAAAAAATTGATAGATTGAGTTTTTATGGTGGAAAAACTAAAGCTGTTGAAAAGAGAAATAAAGTTAAGTCAAGAGTTATATCTCATGCATTGAGACAACTAATAGATCAGTCTGAAGTTGTGTTTATAATGGGGCACAAAAATGCAGATATGGATTGTTTTGGTGCAAGTATTGGGATACTAAGGGCTGTTAAAAATAGAAATAAAAAGGGATATATAGTACTTAAGGATTCCAATCCATCTATAAAAAATATTTATGATAGAATGAAAAAAGATCAAGCAGAAATTTTGGATTCAATTGTGACACCTGAGGAAGCTATGAATAAAGCTAGTAAATCTAATTTGTTGGTAGTTGTTGACAATCATAAGCCAAGTTTTACAGAAGCTCCAGAATTGTTAAAAATAATAGATAAAGTGGTCCTCATAGATCACCATAGAAGAGGAGCAGAATTTATAGAAGATCCAGTACTTACTTATTTGGAACCCTATGCATCATCAACTTGTGAATTGGTCACTGAAATACTATATTATATGTCAGATAAGATGGAACTGACAAACTTTGAAGCGGATGCTCTTCTTGCAGGTATAAGTGTAGATACTAAAAACTTTACTTTTCAAACAGGAGTACGTACTTTTGAAGCTGCTTCTTTTTTAAAAAGAGCAGGGGCGGATACTACTTCTGTGAGACAATTGTTTAGAGATGATTATAATACTTTTTTGTTAAAGGCAGAAGTAGTTAAAAATGCAAAAGTTGTATATGACAAAATAGCTATATCAAGACTTTCAGAGGAAACAGAAGATTCTATTCTTATTGCAGCTCAAGCTGCCAATGAGCTTTTAAATATAAATGGAGTTTCAGCTTCTTTTGTATTGGCTTTAACTGATGGAAAAATTCATATAAGTGGCAGATCTTTAGGAGATATTTCTGTTCAATTGATATTGGAGAAATTAGGTGGAGGAGGACATTTAACTAGTGCTGGTGTACAGCTTGAGAATGTGAATATGGATGAAAGTGAAGAAATGCTTAAGAAAGCTATAGATGAATATTTAAAGGAAGGTGAAGATAAATGA
- a CDS encoding YybS family protein: MNLKNEKTRAFLKSLLMILLGTIYILLGINFVPVISIVFPAFFIILGVRHGIEYNIVSILISILVVGLVVDKYTAFFIFIAFVPLSIVINYVIKKRGKSQELILYSTITSLVSYVIAIVLVKRFFNISFIDQIEKSFSLVLKTQLDMLKETGLSNYEMYQTKDILENAYEYMVLVIPSAVIIFSLLTAYLNSILSIFILRKLRYGIVFVPRFSYFKLPSNFILGVIVIYLGVFLLKQLKVFYYETIFINVSALISFAFFLQGLAVLIFLINKSRLNQVGKVIFIVLLILSFPLSAIISMVGFLDIIFNFRGIKKEI, from the coding sequence TTGAATTTAAAAAATGAAAAGACAAGAGCTTTCTTGAAATCGCTTTTGATGATTCTATTAGGTACAATATATATACTATTAGGTATAAACTTTGTCCCTGTAATCAGCATTGTTTTTCCAGCTTTTTTTATAATATTGGGGGTTAGACATGGAATAGAATACAATATAGTGAGTATTTTAATATCTATTCTTGTTGTAGGTTTAGTTGTAGATAAATATACTGCGTTTTTTATATTTATTGCTTTTGTGCCTTTAAGTATTGTAATAAATTATGTGATAAAAAAGAGGGGAAAATCTCAGGAACTTATTTTATATTCAACAATCACCTCTCTTGTTTCTTATGTTATAGCTATAGTTCTAGTTAAAAGGTTTTTCAACATAAGTTTTATAGATCAAATTGAAAAATCATTTTCTTTAGTACTAAAAACTCAATTGGATATGCTGAAAGAAACAGGGCTTTCCAATTATGAGATGTATCAAACTAAAGATATTTTGGAAAATGCGTATGAATATATGGTTTTAGTCATACCTTCTGCTGTAATAATTTTTTCATTGCTGACAGCATATTTAAATTCTATATTGTCGATATTTATTTTGAGGAAGTTGAGATATGGTATAGTATTTGTACCTAGATTTTCTTATTTCAAATTGCCAAGCAATTTTATTTTAGGAGTTATAGTTATTTATCTTGGAGTATTTTTGTTAAAACAGTTAAAAGTATTTTATTATGAGACAATATTTATCAATGTAAGTGCCTTAATCTCCTTTGCTTTTTTCTTACAAGGTTTAGCTGTTTTGATTTTCTTGATAAATAAAAGTAGATTAAATCAAGTTGGCAAAGTAATTTTTATAGTACTTTTGATATTGAGTTTTCCTTTAAGTGCAATTATTTCTATGGTTGGATTTTTAGATATTATATTTAATTTTAGAGGAATTAAAAAGGAAATATAA
- a CDS encoding MazG-like family protein, whose amino-acid sequence MRDGKDIDIMKNVKIVEWLKCELLSSVAGLFQLLQSGIKNTKEDMLDLISNIILLTYLLGKRLGLSYESIDLKVEDKIKLGLIEEHQVEKWYGDLSELHEYYNTRR is encoded by the coding sequence ATGAGAGACGGTAAAGATATAGATATTATGAAAAATGTAAAAATAGTGGAATGGCTTAAATGTGAATTACTTTCTTCTGTGGCCGGTCTTTTTCAATTATTGCAAAGTGGAATAAAAAATACCAAGGAAGATATGTTAGATTTAATATCTAATATTATATTGCTTACCTATTTGTTGGGTAAACGATTAGGACTTAGCTATGAAAGTATTGACTTAAAGGTAGAAGATAAAATAAAATTAGGGCTGATAGAAGAGCATCAAGTAGAAAAATGGTATGGGGATTTAAGTGAGCTACATGAATATTATAATACAAGAAGATAG